One window of Streptomyces sp. SUK 48 genomic DNA carries:
- a CDS encoding ATP-binding cassette domain-containing protein — translation MIVAENLVKEFKVAEREPGLLGSLSTLFSREHRLVRAVSGVSFEIPAGTKAAYIGANGAGKSTTVKMLTGIMTPTSGRALVAGLEPYRERRRNAANIGVVFGQRSQLWWDLPVPDSFRILRRIHEIPDAVYRRNMALFQELLDLDALGNTPVRQLSLGQRMRAEVAASLVHDPKVVFLDEPTVGLDLVLKEAVRRLVNHVNAELGTTVLLTSHDMGDITAICDRVLVVNHGEVVHRGTLHELLRTADTRAVVFEHHGSADEAIALIEKGLGGASATLAEDGRIKVEYPVARWTARQVMGFLLDRFDVIDCVAPEPDVEMVLRRIYAGRAAG, via the coding sequence GTGATCGTCGCGGAGAACCTGGTCAAGGAGTTCAAGGTCGCCGAACGCGAGCCCGGTCTGCTGGGCAGCCTCAGCACGCTGTTCAGCCGGGAGCACCGGCTGGTGCGGGCCGTGTCCGGGGTGTCCTTCGAGATCCCGGCCGGGACGAAGGCCGCGTACATCGGGGCGAACGGCGCGGGCAAGTCGACCACGGTGAAGATGCTCACCGGGATCATGACGCCGACCTCGGGCCGGGCCCTGGTCGCGGGCCTGGAGCCGTACCGGGAGCGGCGGCGCAACGCGGCCAACATCGGGGTGGTGTTCGGGCAGCGCAGCCAGCTGTGGTGGGACCTGCCGGTGCCGGACTCGTTCCGCATCCTGCGCCGGATCCACGAGATCCCGGACGCCGTCTACCGGCGCAACATGGCCCTGTTCCAGGAGCTGCTGGACCTCGACGCACTGGGCAACACCCCGGTGCGGCAGCTCAGTCTGGGCCAGCGGATGCGGGCCGAGGTCGCGGCGAGCCTGGTGCACGACCCCAAGGTGGTCTTCCTGGACGAGCCGACGGTCGGCCTCGATCTGGTGCTCAAGGAGGCCGTGCGCAGGCTGGTCAACCACGTCAACGCCGAACTCGGCACCACCGTGCTGCTCACCAGCCACGACATGGGCGACATCACCGCCATCTGCGACCGGGTCCTCGTCGTCAACCACGGCGAGGTCGTGCACCGCGGGACCCTGCACGAGCTGCTGCGCACCGCCGACACCAGGGCGGTGGTCTTCGAGCACCACGGTTCCGCCGACGAGGCGATCGCCCTGATCGAAAAGGGACTTGGCGGCGCCTCGGCGACCCTGGCCGAGGACGGGCGGATCAAGGTCGAGTACCCGGTGGCCCGTTGGACCGCCCGCCAGGTGATGGGCTTCCTCCTCGACCGCTTCGACGTCATCGACTGCGTCGCCCCCGAACCCGACGTGGAGATGGTGCTGCGACGCATCTACGCAGGCCGGGCGGCCGGGTGA